A genomic segment from Drosophila miranda strain MSH22 chromosome 3, D.miranda_PacBio2.1, whole genome shotgun sequence encodes:
- the LOC108158867 gene encoding palmitoyltransferase ZDHHC15B isoform X7, which yields MGNDDHRRRKTPCGFCMAVFKWIPVVFITAVIAWSYYAYVVELCIRNSENLVGMILMLFFYHIALILFMWSYWRTIMTSVGRVPDQWRIPDEEVTRLFRTDNPETQKRILNSFARSLPVTNRTMNGSVRFCEKCKIIKPDRAHHCSVCNSCVLKMDHHCPWVNNCVNFYNYKFFVLFLGYALIYCLYVAFTTLHDFVQFWKVGAGQLNGSGVGRFHILFLFFISIMFAISLVSLFGYHIYLVLVNRTTLESFRAPVFRVGGPDKNGFNLGRYANFCEVFGDDWQYWPLPIFTSFGDGISYPIRHLEDDSETLLGYHSDTRIELDEDCLPESRFLHSIP from the exons ATGGGAAACGACGATCACCGGCGGAGGAAGACACCTTGCGGATTCTGCATGGCTGTGTTCAAGTGGATTCCGGTTGTATTCATAACCGCCGTCATTGCCTGGTCCTACTATGCCTATGTGGTGGAGCTCTGCATAC GCAACTCCGAGAACCTCGTTGGGATGATTTTAATGCTGTTCTTCTACCACATTGCCCTGATACTGTTCATGTGGTCCTACTGGAGAACCATAATGACATCGGTTGGTCGAGTGCCAGATCAA TGGCGGATACCAGACGAGGAAGTGACGCGCCTGTTTCGTACCGACAACCCAGAGACTCAGAAACGAATTTTGAACAGCTTTGCCCGCAGTTTGCCAGTAACCAATCG CACAATGAACGGCTCTGTCCGGTTTTGTGAAAAGTGTAAGATCATTAAGCCGGACAGAGCGCATCATTGCAGCGTGTGCAATAGCTGCGTGCTCAAGATGGATCATCACTGCCCCTGGGTGAACAATTGCGTCAACTTTTACAATTACAAATTCTTTGTATTGTTTCTGGGGTACGCGCTCATCTATTGCTTGTACGTTGCATTCACCACTCTGCATGATTTCGTTCAGTTCTGGAAGGTAGGTGCC GGCCAATTGAACGGCAGTGGCGTGGGCCGTTTTCACATCTTGTTCCTGTTCTTCATATCCATCATGTTTGCCATTAGTTTGGTGAGCCTGTTTGGCTATCACATCTATTTGGTTCTGGTCAATCGCACCACTTTAG AGTCTTTTCGAGCACCAGTCTTTCGCGTCGGCGGCCCCGACAAGAACGGCTTCAATTTGGGCCGCTATGCCAACTTCTGTGAGGTGTTTGGCGACGACTGGCAGTACTGGCCTTTGCCCATCTTCACCAG CTTTGGCGATGGCATTAGCTATCCCATACGACATCTTGAGGACGACTCCGAAACCCTGTTGGGCTACCACAGCGACACACGCATCGAGTTGGACGAGGACTGCCTGCCGGAGTCGCGTTTCCTGCACTCGATTCCATAG
- the LOC108158867 gene encoding palmitoyltransferase ZDHHC15B isoform X3 encodes MGNDDHRRRKTPCGFCMAVFKWIPVVFITAVIAWSYYAYVVELCIRNSENLVGMILMLFFYHIALILFMWSYWRTIMTSVGRVPDQWRIPDEEVTRLFRTDNPETQKRILNSFARSLPVTNRTMNGSVRFCEKCKIIKPDRAHHCSVCNSCVLKMDHHCPWVNNCVNFYNYKFFVLFLGYALIYCLYVAFTTLHDFVQFWKVGAGQLNGSGVGRFHILFLFFISIMFAISLVSLFGYHIYLVLVNRTTLESFRAPVFRVGGPDKNGFNLGRYANFCEVFGDDWQYWPLPIFTSRGDGFSYPTSIDQSGEAPPAQRYAAMGDTTTNRLDGNPTDKLIDAIPLVTTPNNHVQPPQLQPQQQHPHQVRSQNQAQAQSQRQARPKSLNLQPALELPLANGQSSSCNTAAVPSSQVVVVNFSTLPEDANGDAVIIDMVGDHSGAAAVVAAPKDACRQPNGDVPLN; translated from the exons ATGGGAAACGACGATCACCGGCGGAGGAAGACACCTTGCGGATTCTGCATGGCTGTGTTCAAGTGGATTCCGGTTGTATTCATAACCGCCGTCATTGCCTGGTCCTACTATGCCTATGTGGTGGAGCTCTGCATAC GCAACTCCGAGAACCTCGTTGGGATGATTTTAATGCTGTTCTTCTACCACATTGCCCTGATACTGTTCATGTGGTCCTACTGGAGAACCATAATGACATCGGTTGGTCGAGTGCCAGATCAA TGGCGGATACCAGACGAGGAAGTGACGCGCCTGTTTCGTACCGACAACCCAGAGACTCAGAAACGAATTTTGAACAGCTTTGCCCGCAGTTTGCCAGTAACCAATCG CACAATGAACGGCTCTGTCCGGTTTTGTGAAAAGTGTAAGATCATTAAGCCGGACAGAGCGCATCATTGCAGCGTGTGCAATAGCTGCGTGCTCAAGATGGATCATCACTGCCCCTGGGTGAACAATTGCGTCAACTTTTACAATTACAAATTCTTTGTATTGTTTCTGGGGTACGCGCTCATCTATTGCTTGTACGTTGCATTCACCACTCTGCATGATTTCGTTCAGTTCTGGAAGGTAGGTGCC GGCCAATTGAACGGCAGTGGCGTGGGCCGTTTTCACATCTTGTTCCTGTTCTTCATATCCATCATGTTTGCCATTAGTTTGGTGAGCCTGTTTGGCTATCACATCTATTTGGTTCTGGTCAATCGCACCACTTTAG AGTCTTTTCGAGCACCAGTCTTTCGCGTCGGCGGCCCCGACAAGAACGGCTTCAATTTGGGCCGCTATGCCAACTTCTGTGAGGTGTTTGGCGACGACTGGCAGTACTGGCCTTTGCCCATCTTCACCAG TCGTGGTGATGGCTTCAGCTATCCAACATCCATCGATCAAAGCGGCGAGGCGCCCCCCGCGCAGCGATACGCTGCCATGGGCGATACAACCACCAACAGGTTAGATGGCAATCCAACAGATAAGTTGATTGACGCTATACCCCTCGTCACCACACCCAATAACCATGTTCAACCACCTCAACTTCAacctcaacaacaacatccaCATCAAGTAAGAAGCCAGAACCAGGCGCAGGCGCAGTCGCAGCGCCAGGCCCGTCCAAAGTCGTTAAATCTGCAACCCGCACTGGAACTGCCCTTGGCAAACGGCCAATCATCAAGCTGCAACACGGCAGCAGTCCCGTCTAGTCAGGTGGTCGTTGTCAATTTTAGCACCCTGCCAGAGGATGCCAATGGCGATGCGGTCATCATCGATATGGTGGGCGATCATagtggagctgctgctgttgttgccgctCCCAAGGATGCCTGCCGCCAGCCGAATGGTGATGTCCCACTCAACTAG
- the LOC108158867 gene encoding palmitoyltransferase ZDHHC15B isoform X6, whose product MGNDDHRRRKTPCGFCMAVFKWIPVVFITAVIAWSYYAYVVELCIRNSENLVGMILMLFFYHIALILFMWSYWRTIMTSVGRVPDQWRIPDEEVTRLFRTDNPETQKRILNSFARSLPVTNRTMNGSVRFCEKCKIIKPDRAHHCSVCNSCVLKMDHHCPWVNNCVNFYNYKFFVLFLGYALIYCLYVAFTTLHDFVQFWKVGAYENNGYSEQGQLNGSGVGRFHILFLFFISIMFAISLVSLFGYHIYLVLVNRTTLESFRAPVFRVGGPDKNGFNLGRYANFCEVFGDDWQYWPLPIFTSFGDGISYPIRHLEDDSETLLGYHSDTRIELDEDCLPESRFLHSIP is encoded by the exons ATGGGAAACGACGATCACCGGCGGAGGAAGACACCTTGCGGATTCTGCATGGCTGTGTTCAAGTGGATTCCGGTTGTATTCATAACCGCCGTCATTGCCTGGTCCTACTATGCCTATGTGGTGGAGCTCTGCATAC GCAACTCCGAGAACCTCGTTGGGATGATTTTAATGCTGTTCTTCTACCACATTGCCCTGATACTGTTCATGTGGTCCTACTGGAGAACCATAATGACATCGGTTGGTCGAGTGCCAGATCAA TGGCGGATACCAGACGAGGAAGTGACGCGCCTGTTTCGTACCGACAACCCAGAGACTCAGAAACGAATTTTGAACAGCTTTGCCCGCAGTTTGCCAGTAACCAATCG CACAATGAACGGCTCTGTCCGGTTTTGTGAAAAGTGTAAGATCATTAAGCCGGACAGAGCGCATCATTGCAGCGTGTGCAATAGCTGCGTGCTCAAGATGGATCATCACTGCCCCTGGGTGAACAATTGCGTCAACTTTTACAATTACAAATTCTTTGTATTGTTTCTGGGGTACGCGCTCATCTATTGCTTGTACGTTGCATTCACCACTCTGCATGATTTCGTTCAGTTCTGGAAGGTAGGTGCC TACGAAAATAATGGTTACTCGGAACAGGGCCAATTGAACGGCAGTGGCGTGGGCCGTTTTCACATCTTGTTCCTGTTCTTCATATCCATCATGTTTGCCATTAGTTTGGTGAGCCTGTTTGGCTATCACATCTATTTGGTTCTGGTCAATCGCACCACTTTAG AGTCTTTTCGAGCACCAGTCTTTCGCGTCGGCGGCCCCGACAAGAACGGCTTCAATTTGGGCCGCTATGCCAACTTCTGTGAGGTGTTTGGCGACGACTGGCAGTACTGGCCTTTGCCCATCTTCACCAG CTTTGGCGATGGCATTAGCTATCCCATACGACATCTTGAGGACGACTCCGAAACCCTGTTGGGCTACCACAGCGACACACGCATCGAGTTGGACGAGGACTGCCTGCCGGAGTCGCGTTTCCTGCACTCGATTCCATAG
- the LOC108158867 gene encoding palmitoyltransferase ZDHHC15B isoform X2, translated as MGNDDHRRRKTPCGFCMAVFKWIPVVFITAVIAWSYYAYVVELCIRNSENLVGMILMLFFYHIALILFMWSYWRTIMTSVGRVPDQWRIPDEEVTRLFRTDNPETQKRILNSFARSLPVTNRTMNGSVRFCEKCKIIKPDRAHHCSVCNSCVLKMDHHCPWVNNCVNFYNYKFFVLFLGYALIYCLYVAFTTLHDFVQFWKYENNGYSEQGQLNGSGVGRFHILFLFFISIMFAISLVSLFGYHIYLVLVNRTTLESFRAPVFRVGGPDKNGFNLGRYANFCEVFGDDWQYWPLPIFTSRGDGFSYPTSIDQSGEAPPAQRYAAMGDTTTNRLDGNPTDKLIDAIPLVTTPNNHVQPPQLQPQQQHPHQVRSQNQAQAQSQRQARPKSLNLQPALELPLANGQSSSCNTAAVPSSQVVVVNFSTLPEDANGDAVIIDMVGDHSGAAAVVAAPKDACRQPNGDVPLN; from the exons ATGGGAAACGACGATCACCGGCGGAGGAAGACACCTTGCGGATTCTGCATGGCTGTGTTCAAGTGGATTCCGGTTGTATTCATAACCGCCGTCATTGCCTGGTCCTACTATGCCTATGTGGTGGAGCTCTGCATAC GCAACTCCGAGAACCTCGTTGGGATGATTTTAATGCTGTTCTTCTACCACATTGCCCTGATACTGTTCATGTGGTCCTACTGGAGAACCATAATGACATCGGTTGGTCGAGTGCCAGATCAA TGGCGGATACCAGACGAGGAAGTGACGCGCCTGTTTCGTACCGACAACCCAGAGACTCAGAAACGAATTTTGAACAGCTTTGCCCGCAGTTTGCCAGTAACCAATCG CACAATGAACGGCTCTGTCCGGTTTTGTGAAAAGTGTAAGATCATTAAGCCGGACAGAGCGCATCATTGCAGCGTGTGCAATAGCTGCGTGCTCAAGATGGATCATCACTGCCCCTGGGTGAACAATTGCGTCAACTTTTACAATTACAAATTCTTTGTATTGTTTCTGGGGTACGCGCTCATCTATTGCTTGTACGTTGCATTCACCACTCTGCATGATTTCGTTCAGTTCTGGAAG TACGAAAATAATGGTTACTCGGAACAGGGCCAATTGAACGGCAGTGGCGTGGGCCGTTTTCACATCTTGTTCCTGTTCTTCATATCCATCATGTTTGCCATTAGTTTGGTGAGCCTGTTTGGCTATCACATCTATTTGGTTCTGGTCAATCGCACCACTTTAG AGTCTTTTCGAGCACCAGTCTTTCGCGTCGGCGGCCCCGACAAGAACGGCTTCAATTTGGGCCGCTATGCCAACTTCTGTGAGGTGTTTGGCGACGACTGGCAGTACTGGCCTTTGCCCATCTTCACCAG TCGTGGTGATGGCTTCAGCTATCCAACATCCATCGATCAAAGCGGCGAGGCGCCCCCCGCGCAGCGATACGCTGCCATGGGCGATACAACCACCAACAGGTTAGATGGCAATCCAACAGATAAGTTGATTGACGCTATACCCCTCGTCACCACACCCAATAACCATGTTCAACCACCTCAACTTCAacctcaacaacaacatccaCATCAAGTAAGAAGCCAGAACCAGGCGCAGGCGCAGTCGCAGCGCCAGGCCCGTCCAAAGTCGTTAAATCTGCAACCCGCACTGGAACTGCCCTTGGCAAACGGCCAATCATCAAGCTGCAACACGGCAGCAGTCCCGTCTAGTCAGGTGGTCGTTGTCAATTTTAGCACCCTGCCAGAGGATGCCAATGGCGATGCGGTCATCATCGATATGGTGGGCGATCATagtggagctgctgctgttgttgccgctCCCAAGGATGCCTGCCGCCAGCCGAATGGTGATGTCCCACTCAACTAG
- the LOC108158867 gene encoding palmitoyltransferase ZDHHC15B isoform X1: protein MGNDDHRRRKTPCGFCMAVFKWIPVVFITAVIAWSYYAYVVELCIRNSENLVGMILMLFFYHIALILFMWSYWRTIMTSVGRVPDQWRIPDEEVTRLFRTDNPETQKRILNSFARSLPVTNRTMNGSVRFCEKCKIIKPDRAHHCSVCNSCVLKMDHHCPWVNNCVNFYNYKFFVLFLGYALIYCLYVAFTTLHDFVQFWKVGAYENNGYSEQGQLNGSGVGRFHILFLFFISIMFAISLVSLFGYHIYLVLVNRTTLESFRAPVFRVGGPDKNGFNLGRYANFCEVFGDDWQYWPLPIFTSRGDGFSYPTSIDQSGEAPPAQRYAAMGDTTTNRLDGNPTDKLIDAIPLVTTPNNHVQPPQLQPQQQHPHQVRSQNQAQAQSQRQARPKSLNLQPALELPLANGQSSSCNTAAVPSSQVVVVNFSTLPEDANGDAVIIDMVGDHSGAAAVVAAPKDACRQPNGDVPLN from the exons ATGGGAAACGACGATCACCGGCGGAGGAAGACACCTTGCGGATTCTGCATGGCTGTGTTCAAGTGGATTCCGGTTGTATTCATAACCGCCGTCATTGCCTGGTCCTACTATGCCTATGTGGTGGAGCTCTGCATAC GCAACTCCGAGAACCTCGTTGGGATGATTTTAATGCTGTTCTTCTACCACATTGCCCTGATACTGTTCATGTGGTCCTACTGGAGAACCATAATGACATCGGTTGGTCGAGTGCCAGATCAA TGGCGGATACCAGACGAGGAAGTGACGCGCCTGTTTCGTACCGACAACCCAGAGACTCAGAAACGAATTTTGAACAGCTTTGCCCGCAGTTTGCCAGTAACCAATCG CACAATGAACGGCTCTGTCCGGTTTTGTGAAAAGTGTAAGATCATTAAGCCGGACAGAGCGCATCATTGCAGCGTGTGCAATAGCTGCGTGCTCAAGATGGATCATCACTGCCCCTGGGTGAACAATTGCGTCAACTTTTACAATTACAAATTCTTTGTATTGTTTCTGGGGTACGCGCTCATCTATTGCTTGTACGTTGCATTCACCACTCTGCATGATTTCGTTCAGTTCTGGAAGGTAGGTGCC TACGAAAATAATGGTTACTCGGAACAGGGCCAATTGAACGGCAGTGGCGTGGGCCGTTTTCACATCTTGTTCCTGTTCTTCATATCCATCATGTTTGCCATTAGTTTGGTGAGCCTGTTTGGCTATCACATCTATTTGGTTCTGGTCAATCGCACCACTTTAG AGTCTTTTCGAGCACCAGTCTTTCGCGTCGGCGGCCCCGACAAGAACGGCTTCAATTTGGGCCGCTATGCCAACTTCTGTGAGGTGTTTGGCGACGACTGGCAGTACTGGCCTTTGCCCATCTTCACCAG TCGTGGTGATGGCTTCAGCTATCCAACATCCATCGATCAAAGCGGCGAGGCGCCCCCCGCGCAGCGATACGCTGCCATGGGCGATACAACCACCAACAGGTTAGATGGCAATCCAACAGATAAGTTGATTGACGCTATACCCCTCGTCACCACACCCAATAACCATGTTCAACCACCTCAACTTCAacctcaacaacaacatccaCATCAAGTAAGAAGCCAGAACCAGGCGCAGGCGCAGTCGCAGCGCCAGGCCCGTCCAAAGTCGTTAAATCTGCAACCCGCACTGGAACTGCCCTTGGCAAACGGCCAATCATCAAGCTGCAACACGGCAGCAGTCCCGTCTAGTCAGGTGGTCGTTGTCAATTTTAGCACCCTGCCAGAGGATGCCAATGGCGATGCGGTCATCATCGATATGGTGGGCGATCATagtggagctgctgctgttgttgccgctCCCAAGGATGCCTGCCGCCAGCCGAATGGTGATGTCCCACTCAACTAG
- the LOC108158867 gene encoding palmitoyltransferase ZDHHC15B isoform X5 → MGNDDHRRRKTPCGFCMAVFKWIPVVFITAVIAWSYYAYVVELCIRNSENLVGMILMLFFYHIALILFMWSYWRTIMTSVGRVPDQWRIPDEEVTRLFRTDNPETQKRILNSFARSLPVTNRTMNGSVRFCEKCKIIKPDRAHHCSVCNSCVLKMDHHCPWVNNCVNFYNYKFFVLFLGYALIYCLYVAFTTLHDFVQFWKVGAYENNGYSEQGQLNGSGVGRFHILFLFFISIMFAISLVSLFGYHIYLVLVNRTTLESFRAPVFRVGGPDKNGFNLGRYANFCEVFGDDWQYWPLPIFTSRGDGFSYPTSIDQSGEAPPAQRYAAMGDTTTNSKKPEPGAGAVAAPGPSKVVKSATRTGTALGKRPIIKLQHGSSPV, encoded by the exons ATGGGAAACGACGATCACCGGCGGAGGAAGACACCTTGCGGATTCTGCATGGCTGTGTTCAAGTGGATTCCGGTTGTATTCATAACCGCCGTCATTGCCTGGTCCTACTATGCCTATGTGGTGGAGCTCTGCATAC GCAACTCCGAGAACCTCGTTGGGATGATTTTAATGCTGTTCTTCTACCACATTGCCCTGATACTGTTCATGTGGTCCTACTGGAGAACCATAATGACATCGGTTGGTCGAGTGCCAGATCAA TGGCGGATACCAGACGAGGAAGTGACGCGCCTGTTTCGTACCGACAACCCAGAGACTCAGAAACGAATTTTGAACAGCTTTGCCCGCAGTTTGCCAGTAACCAATCG CACAATGAACGGCTCTGTCCGGTTTTGTGAAAAGTGTAAGATCATTAAGCCGGACAGAGCGCATCATTGCAGCGTGTGCAATAGCTGCGTGCTCAAGATGGATCATCACTGCCCCTGGGTGAACAATTGCGTCAACTTTTACAATTACAAATTCTTTGTATTGTTTCTGGGGTACGCGCTCATCTATTGCTTGTACGTTGCATTCACCACTCTGCATGATTTCGTTCAGTTCTGGAAGGTAGGTGCC TACGAAAATAATGGTTACTCGGAACAGGGCCAATTGAACGGCAGTGGCGTGGGCCGTTTTCACATCTTGTTCCTGTTCTTCATATCCATCATGTTTGCCATTAGTTTGGTGAGCCTGTTTGGCTATCACATCTATTTGGTTCTGGTCAATCGCACCACTTTAG AGTCTTTTCGAGCACCAGTCTTTCGCGTCGGCGGCCCCGACAAGAACGGCTTCAATTTGGGCCGCTATGCCAACTTCTGTGAGGTGTTTGGCGACGACTGGCAGTACTGGCCTTTGCCCATCTTCACCAG TCGTGGTGATGGCTTCAGCTATCCAACATCCATCGATCAAAGCGGCGAGGCGCCCCCCGCGCAGCGATACGCTGCCATGGGCGATACAACCACCAACAG TAAGAAGCCAGAACCAGGCGCAGGCGCAGTCGCAGCGCCAGGCCCGTCCAAAGTCGTTAAATCTGCAACCCGCACTGGAACTGCCCTTGGCAAACGGCCAATCATCAAGCTGCAACACGGCAGCAGTCCCGTCTAG
- the LOC108158867 gene encoding palmitoyltransferase ZDHHC15B isoform X4: protein MGNDDHRRRKTPCGFCMAVFKWIPVVFITAVIAWSYYAYVVELCIRNSENLVGMILMLFFYHIALILFMWSYWRTIMTSVGRVPDQWRIPDEEVTRLFRTDNPETQKRILNSFARSLPVTNRTMNGSVRFCEKCKIIKPDRAHHCSVCNSCVLKMDHHCPWVNNCVNFYNYKFFVLFLGYALIYCLYVAFTTLHDFVQFWKGQLNGSGVGRFHILFLFFISIMFAISLVSLFGYHIYLVLVNRTTLESFRAPVFRVGGPDKNGFNLGRYANFCEVFGDDWQYWPLPIFTSRGDGFSYPTSIDQSGEAPPAQRYAAMGDTTTNRLDGNPTDKLIDAIPLVTTPNNHVQPPQLQPQQQHPHQVRSQNQAQAQSQRQARPKSLNLQPALELPLANGQSSSCNTAAVPSSQVVVVNFSTLPEDANGDAVIIDMVGDHSGAAAVVAAPKDACRQPNGDVPLN, encoded by the exons ATGGGAAACGACGATCACCGGCGGAGGAAGACACCTTGCGGATTCTGCATGGCTGTGTTCAAGTGGATTCCGGTTGTATTCATAACCGCCGTCATTGCCTGGTCCTACTATGCCTATGTGGTGGAGCTCTGCATAC GCAACTCCGAGAACCTCGTTGGGATGATTTTAATGCTGTTCTTCTACCACATTGCCCTGATACTGTTCATGTGGTCCTACTGGAGAACCATAATGACATCGGTTGGTCGAGTGCCAGATCAA TGGCGGATACCAGACGAGGAAGTGACGCGCCTGTTTCGTACCGACAACCCAGAGACTCAGAAACGAATTTTGAACAGCTTTGCCCGCAGTTTGCCAGTAACCAATCG CACAATGAACGGCTCTGTCCGGTTTTGTGAAAAGTGTAAGATCATTAAGCCGGACAGAGCGCATCATTGCAGCGTGTGCAATAGCTGCGTGCTCAAGATGGATCATCACTGCCCCTGGGTGAACAATTGCGTCAACTTTTACAATTACAAATTCTTTGTATTGTTTCTGGGGTACGCGCTCATCTATTGCTTGTACGTTGCATTCACCACTCTGCATGATTTCGTTCAGTTCTGGAAG GGCCAATTGAACGGCAGTGGCGTGGGCCGTTTTCACATCTTGTTCCTGTTCTTCATATCCATCATGTTTGCCATTAGTTTGGTGAGCCTGTTTGGCTATCACATCTATTTGGTTCTGGTCAATCGCACCACTTTAG AGTCTTTTCGAGCACCAGTCTTTCGCGTCGGCGGCCCCGACAAGAACGGCTTCAATTTGGGCCGCTATGCCAACTTCTGTGAGGTGTTTGGCGACGACTGGCAGTACTGGCCTTTGCCCATCTTCACCAG TCGTGGTGATGGCTTCAGCTATCCAACATCCATCGATCAAAGCGGCGAGGCGCCCCCCGCGCAGCGATACGCTGCCATGGGCGATACAACCACCAACAGGTTAGATGGCAATCCAACAGATAAGTTGATTGACGCTATACCCCTCGTCACCACACCCAATAACCATGTTCAACCACCTCAACTTCAacctcaacaacaacatccaCATCAAGTAAGAAGCCAGAACCAGGCGCAGGCGCAGTCGCAGCGCCAGGCCCGTCCAAAGTCGTTAAATCTGCAACCCGCACTGGAACTGCCCTTGGCAAACGGCCAATCATCAAGCTGCAACACGGCAGCAGTCCCGTCTAGTCAGGTGGTCGTTGTCAATTTTAGCACCCTGCCAGAGGATGCCAATGGCGATGCGGTCATCATCGATATGGTGGGCGATCATagtggagctgctgctgttgttgccgctCCCAAGGATGCCTGCCGCCAGCCGAATGGTGATGTCCCACTCAACTAG
- the LOC108158867 gene encoding palmitoyltransferase ZDHHC15B isoform X8, giving the protein MGNDDHRRRKTPCGFCMAVFKWIPVVFITAVIAWSYYAYVVELCIRNSENLVGMILMLFFYHIALILFMWSYWRTIMTSVGRVPDQWRIPDEEVTRLFRTDNPETQKRILNSFARSLPVTNRTMNGSVRFCEKCKIIKPDRAHHCSVCNSCVLKMDHHCPWVNNCVNFYNYKFFVLFLGYALIYCLYVAFTTLHDFVQFWKGQLNGSGVGRFHILFLFFISIMFAISLVSLFGYHIYLVLVNRTTLESFRAPVFRVGGPDKNGFNLGRYANFCEVFGDDWQYWPLPIFTSFGDGISYPIRHLEDDSETLLGYHSDTRIELDEDCLPESRFLHSIP; this is encoded by the exons ATGGGAAACGACGATCACCGGCGGAGGAAGACACCTTGCGGATTCTGCATGGCTGTGTTCAAGTGGATTCCGGTTGTATTCATAACCGCCGTCATTGCCTGGTCCTACTATGCCTATGTGGTGGAGCTCTGCATAC GCAACTCCGAGAACCTCGTTGGGATGATTTTAATGCTGTTCTTCTACCACATTGCCCTGATACTGTTCATGTGGTCCTACTGGAGAACCATAATGACATCGGTTGGTCGAGTGCCAGATCAA TGGCGGATACCAGACGAGGAAGTGACGCGCCTGTTTCGTACCGACAACCCAGAGACTCAGAAACGAATTTTGAACAGCTTTGCCCGCAGTTTGCCAGTAACCAATCG CACAATGAACGGCTCTGTCCGGTTTTGTGAAAAGTGTAAGATCATTAAGCCGGACAGAGCGCATCATTGCAGCGTGTGCAATAGCTGCGTGCTCAAGATGGATCATCACTGCCCCTGGGTGAACAATTGCGTCAACTTTTACAATTACAAATTCTTTGTATTGTTTCTGGGGTACGCGCTCATCTATTGCTTGTACGTTGCATTCACCACTCTGCATGATTTCGTTCAGTTCTGGAAG GGCCAATTGAACGGCAGTGGCGTGGGCCGTTTTCACATCTTGTTCCTGTTCTTCATATCCATCATGTTTGCCATTAGTTTGGTGAGCCTGTTTGGCTATCACATCTATTTGGTTCTGGTCAATCGCACCACTTTAG AGTCTTTTCGAGCACCAGTCTTTCGCGTCGGCGGCCCCGACAAGAACGGCTTCAATTTGGGCCGCTATGCCAACTTCTGTGAGGTGTTTGGCGACGACTGGCAGTACTGGCCTTTGCCCATCTTCACCAG CTTTGGCGATGGCATTAGCTATCCCATACGACATCTTGAGGACGACTCCGAAACCCTGTTGGGCTACCACAGCGACACACGCATCGAGTTGGACGAGGACTGCCTGCCGGAGTCGCGTTTCCTGCACTCGATTCCATAG